A genomic region of Mesorhizobium sp. NZP2077 contains the following coding sequences:
- a CDS encoding GNAT family N-acetyltransferase → MTSEIDRIAPDDEADILALNNEHAAELSWLEAERLSFLLGEAFYARRIGDLEAFIMTFDQEANYDSPNFVWFRERYISFVYVDRVVVAAHARGRGHARRLYQDLFEHAERAGHTLVTCEVNADPPNPASDAFHAALGFAEVGDAVIHGGKKAVRYYVKQIVA, encoded by the coding sequence ATGACCTCTGAGATAGACCGCATAGCGCCAGACGACGAAGCCGACATACTGGCGCTCAACAACGAGCATGCCGCGGAACTGTCCTGGCTCGAAGCCGAGCGGCTGTCGTTCCTGCTCGGCGAGGCATTCTATGCGCGGCGCATCGGCGATCTCGAAGCCTTCATCATGACCTTCGACCAGGAAGCGAACTACGACAGCCCGAACTTCGTCTGGTTCCGCGAACGCTACATCAGCTTCGTCTATGTCGACCGCGTCGTCGTGGCGGCGCACGCACGGGGCCGCGGCCATGCTCGCCGGCTTTATCAGGACCTGTTCGAGCATGCCGAACGCGCCGGCCACACGCTGGTCACTTGCGAGGTCAATGCCGACCCGCCCAACCCTGCCTCCGACGCCTTCCACGCCGCCCTCGGTTTTGCAGAGGTCGGCGACGCGGTGATCCATGGCGGCAAGAAAGCGGTGCGCTACTACGTCAAGCAGATCGTCGCCTAA
- a CDS encoding site-specific integrase: MPKLELTDKFCQAAKAGSGRKADYFDTTVKGLVLRVSAGGQKTWFVVYGPPDKRQWLKLGTYPETPLGTGKGARQKAKDTRASVQDGGDPVAAKKAHAASMTVSDLVESYLTRRASSRRSVDEIARRLRKNVSGYDADGKKVEKASSGCIGEVKLADLHRRDITKAIDAVKDRGAAVEANRVFEDIRAMIRWGRGRGDLDSNLTEGMARPTETVERDRVLTADEIKTMWAALPEADMRESTRRILRLCLVTGQRVGEIAGMEHGELDLTRGLWTIPARRAKNGRDHVVPLCEMAIRIMGDQIADVKALSERKGRAVPPFVFPGPGARAAVTGASVPKAVKREEISKRGVAMIMGIAPWTPHDLRRSAATGMEEIGISPFIVGQVLNHVSATKSTITSRVYARYDYMSEKRDALELWADRLAGIFAGKGNIEPLRAKAVA; this comes from the coding sequence ATGCCGAAACTCGAACTCACCGACAAATTCTGCCAGGCCGCCAAGGCCGGTTCCGGCCGAAAAGCCGACTATTTCGATACGACCGTCAAAGGTCTTGTGCTGCGCGTCTCGGCGGGTGGGCAAAAGACCTGGTTCGTGGTTTACGGGCCGCCCGACAAGCGGCAATGGTTGAAGCTCGGCACCTATCCCGAGACACCGCTCGGCACCGGCAAGGGCGCTCGCCAGAAGGCCAAGGACACTCGTGCAAGCGTGCAAGACGGCGGCGACCCTGTGGCCGCCAAGAAGGCGCATGCCGCCTCGATGACCGTCTCTGATTTGGTCGAGAGCTATCTCACCCGCCGGGCATCATCGCGGCGGTCGGTCGATGAGATCGCGCGCCGGCTGCGCAAGAATGTGTCCGGCTATGATGCTGACGGAAAGAAGGTCGAGAAGGCATCATCTGGCTGCATCGGCGAGGTGAAGCTCGCGGACCTGCATCGTCGCGACATCACCAAGGCGATCGACGCGGTGAAGGATCGGGGCGCGGCCGTCGAGGCGAACCGGGTGTTCGAGGACATTCGTGCCATGATCCGATGGGGGCGCGGTCGTGGCGATCTGGACAGCAACTTGACCGAAGGTATGGCGAGGCCGACCGAAACGGTCGAGCGCGACCGCGTGCTGACGGCCGACGAGATCAAGACGATGTGGGCAGCCTTGCCCGAAGCCGACATGCGGGAAAGCACCCGCCGCATTCTGCGCCTGTGCCTGGTTACCGGACAGCGTGTTGGCGAGATCGCCGGCATGGAGCACGGCGAACTGGACTTGACACGCGGCCTTTGGACGATACCAGCCAGGCGCGCGAAGAACGGCCGCGACCATGTTGTCCCGCTGTGCGAAATGGCAATCCGAATCATGGGCGATCAGATCGCAGACGTGAAGGCGCTGTCGGAGCGCAAGGGCAGGGCGGTACCGCCTTTCGTTTTTCCTGGACCGGGCGCCCGTGCAGCCGTCACCGGCGCATCTGTCCCGAAGGCAGTGAAGCGAGAAGAGATCAGCAAGCGCGGCGTAGCAATGATCATGGGCATTGCACCGTGGACGCCGCATGACCTTCGGCGATCTGCTGCGACGGGCATGGAAGAAATCGGCATTTCGCCGTTCATCGTCGGGCAAGTGTTGAACCACGTTTCGGCGACCAAGAGTACGATCACGTCGCGGGTATATGCGCGCTACGACTATATGAGCGAGAAACGGGACGCCTTGGAGCTTTGGGCCGATCGGCTTGCCGGCATCTTTGCAGGCAAGGGCAACATCGAACCTCTGCGAGCGAAGGCAGTTGCATGA
- a CDS encoding xanthine dehydrogenase family protein molybdopterin-binding subunit, which translates to MGIEGVGARVARKEDKRFITGAGRYVDDMVVPGMKHAAFVRSPHAHAQIKKIDVKKAQGMPGVIGVLTGKELKVDGIGNLICGWMIHSKDGSPMKMGAWSPLAFDKVRYVGDAVVIVVAETKGQARDAAEAVEITYKELKAVVDASKAMDKGAPQIHPEAENNLIFDWDIGNADDTAAAFKKAAHVIKMDIINNRLVPNAMEPRAALGHYDKAEDHYTCWTTSQNPHVARLVMSAFYNVAPENKLRVIAPDVGGGFGSKIYIYPEEIVCLWASKKTGVPVKWVADRTESFLTDAHGRDHHTHAEMAFDADHRILGLKVETKANLGAYMSLFSSATPTYLYATLLSGQYNIPAIHASVKAIYTNTAPVDAYRGAGRPEATFVMERMMETAARQFGLSPADLRRKNFITAFPHQTPVIMCYDAGDYGASLDAAMKASDYAGFAKRKAAAAKKGLLRGIGMSCYIEACGIAPSAAVGSLGAGVGLWESAEVRVNAVGTIEVLTGSHSHGQGHETTFAQLVNERFGVPIDSVSIVHGDTDKVQMGMGTYGSRSGAVGMSAIVKALDKVEAKAKKIAAHLLEADEGDIVIENGALKVAGTDKNVPWFQVALAAYTAHNLPAGMEPGLKETAFYDPSNFTFPAGCYICEVEVDPETGTTEIVQFVAADDFGNIINPMIVEGQVHGGIAQGVGQALLEGAHYDASGQLLTASYMDYTMPRAGDLPSFKVSTSNTPCPGNPLGIKGCGEAGAIGSPPAVINAITDAIGSNDLAMPASPSTVWAAIRAATKH; encoded by the coding sequence ATGGGCATTGAAGGTGTTGGCGCTCGGGTCGCGCGCAAGGAAGACAAAAGGTTCATCACCGGCGCCGGCCGCTATGTCGACGACATGGTGGTTCCCGGCATGAAGCACGCGGCCTTCGTGCGCAGTCCGCACGCGCATGCGCAGATCAAGAAGATCGACGTCAAGAAGGCGCAAGGCATGCCCGGTGTCATCGGCGTGCTGACCGGCAAGGAGCTCAAGGTCGACGGTATCGGCAACCTTATCTGCGGCTGGATGATCCATTCCAAGGATGGTTCGCCGATGAAGATGGGCGCCTGGTCGCCACTGGCCTTCGACAAGGTGCGCTATGTCGGCGACGCGGTGGTCATCGTGGTCGCCGAGACCAAGGGCCAGGCACGCGATGCGGCCGAGGCGGTCGAGATCACCTACAAGGAATTGAAGGCTGTCGTCGACGCTTCCAAAGCAATGGACAAGGGCGCGCCGCAGATCCATCCGGAGGCCGAAAACAACCTGATCTTCGACTGGGACATCGGCAATGCCGACGACACCGCCGCTGCGTTCAAGAAGGCAGCCCATGTCATCAAGATGGACATCATCAACAACCGGCTGGTTCCCAATGCCATGGAGCCGCGCGCGGCTCTCGGCCATTATGACAAGGCCGAGGACCACTACACCTGCTGGACGACGTCGCAGAACCCGCATGTCGCGCGGCTGGTGATGAGCGCCTTCTACAATGTCGCGCCGGAAAACAAACTGCGCGTCATCGCGCCGGATGTCGGCGGCGGCTTTGGCTCGAAGATCTATATCTATCCGGAAGAGATCGTCTGCCTGTGGGCCTCGAAGAAGACGGGCGTTCCGGTGAAATGGGTGGCTGACCGCACCGAAAGCTTCCTCACCGACGCGCATGGCCGCGACCACCACACCCATGCCGAAATGGCTTTCGATGCGGACCACAGGATTCTTGGCCTCAAGGTCGAAACAAAAGCCAATCTCGGCGCCTACATGTCACTGTTCTCGTCGGCGACCCCGACCTATCTCTACGCGACGCTGCTGTCGGGCCAGTACAATATCCCGGCGATCCACGCGAGTGTGAAGGCGATCTACACCAACACCGCGCCCGTCGATGCCTATCGCGGGGCAGGGCGGCCGGAAGCAACTTTCGTCATGGAACGCATGATGGAAACCGCCGCGCGCCAGTTCGGCCTATCGCCCGCGGATCTGCGGCGCAAGAACTTCATCACGGCGTTTCCGCACCAGACGCCGGTCATCATGTGCTATGACGCCGGCGACTATGGGGCCTCGCTCGACGCGGCCATGAAAGCTTCGGACTATGCCGGCTTTGCCAAGCGCAAGGCTGCCGCCGCCAAGAAGGGGCTGCTGCGCGGGATCGGCATGAGCTGCTACATCGAAGCCTGCGGCATCGCGCCATCGGCGGCGGTCGGCTCGCTTGGCGCCGGTGTCGGCCTGTGGGAATCGGCGGAAGTGCGGGTCAATGCCGTCGGCACGATCGAGGTGCTGACCGGCTCGCACAGCCATGGCCAGGGCCACGAGACGACGTTCGCGCAATTGGTCAACGAGCGTTTTGGCGTGCCGATCGATTCGGTTTCGATCGTCCATGGCGACACCGACAAGGTGCAGATGGGCATGGGCACTTACGGTTCGCGCTCAGGTGCGGTCGGCATGTCGGCGATCGTCAAGGCGCTCGACAAGGTCGAGGCCAAGGCCAAGAAGATCGCCGCCCACCTGCTCGAAGCCGACGAGGGTGACATCGTCATTGAGAACGGCGCGCTGAAGGTCGCCGGTACCGACAAGAACGTGCCGTGGTTCCAGGTGGCGCTTGCCGCCTATACCGCCCACAATCTGCCGGCAGGGATGGAGCCCGGGCTGAAGGAAACGGCCTTTTACGATCCGTCGAACTTCACCTTCCCGGCGGGCTGCTACATCTGCGAAGTCGAGGTCGATCCGGAGACCGGAACGACCGAGATCGTCCAGTTCGTGGCGGCCGATGATTTCGGCAACATCATCAATCCGATGATCGTTGAAGGCCAGGTGCATGGCGGCATCGCGCAAGGCGTCGGCCAGGCGCTGCTGGAAGGCGCCCACTATGACGCCAGCGGCCAACTGCTGACAGCGAGCTACATGGACTACACCATGCCGCGCGCCGGCGACCTGCCGTCGTTCAAGGTTTCGACCTCGAACACGCCATGCCCGGGCAATCCGCTCGGCATCAAGGGCTGCGGCGAGGCCGGCGCCATCGGCTCACCGCCGGCGGTGATCAACGCCATTACCGATGCCATCGGCAGCAACGATCTCGCCATGCCAGCATCGCCGTCCACCGTGTGGGCAGCGATCCGCGCCGCGACGAAGCACTGA
- a CDS encoding AlpA family phage regulatory protein — protein MPEPDRIIRLKTVLFRTGLSRSTIYRKIAEGTFPRQIQISIHGAGWHESDISRWITNPLSWRPQDQGDKL, from the coding sequence ATGCCTGAACCAGACCGGATCATCCGCCTGAAAACCGTCCTTTTCCGGACCGGCCTGTCTCGGTCCACGATCTATCGCAAGATCGCCGAAGGCACCTTTCCACGCCAGATACAGATCAGTATCCACGGTGCAGGCTGGCACGAATCCGACATCAGTCGCTGGATCACCAATCCCCTCTCGTGGCGTCCGCAAGACCAGGGCGACAAGTTGTGA
- a CDS encoding (2Fe-2S)-binding protein: MSDISLMVNGRRVSGAAEDRTLLVHFLRENLGLTGTHVGCDTSQCGACVVHVDGKAVKSCTMLAVQASGSSVVTIEGLANGADLHPVQAAFKEHHGLQCGFCTPGMIMTATDMIARHPEGLDEATVRAELEGNICRCTGYHNIVKAILAASKTMSKGAAKAKAKQAA; the protein is encoded by the coding sequence ATGTCTGATATTTCGTTGATGGTGAACGGGAGAAGGGTCAGCGGGGCCGCTGAGGACCGAACGCTGCTGGTTCACTTCCTGCGCGAGAATCTCGGCCTGACCGGCACGCATGTCGGCTGCGACACCTCGCAATGCGGGGCCTGCGTCGTCCATGTCGACGGCAAGGCGGTGAAGTCTTGCACCATGCTCGCGGTGCAGGCGTCCGGCTCGAGCGTGGTGACGATCGAAGGTCTCGCCAATGGCGCCGATCTGCATCCCGTGCAGGCTGCCTTCAAGGAACATCACGGCCTGCAATGCGGCTTCTGCACGCCAGGCATGATCATGACGGCAACCGACATGATCGCCCGCCATCCCGAGGGCCTCGACGAGGCGACGGTGCGGGCCGAACTGGAAGGCAACATCTGCCGCTGCACCGGCTACCACAACATCGTCAAGGCGATCCTCGCCGCATCGAAGACGATGTCGAAGGGGGCCGCCAAGGCCAAAGCGAAACAAGCTGCTTAA
- a CDS encoding copper homeostasis protein CutC, with product MTTETRPPLIEICVEGIDGLLAAQAAGADRVELCASLVEGGITPSLGTVRAALDQATVPFHVMVRPRGGDFLYSETEYRSMLADVAALRDLGVPGVVFGCLNADGTIDEKRMGELTQAAGPLNVTCHRAFDMTRDPAEALEALIRCKVGRVLTSGQRDTAIEGLPLLADLVRQAGDRIIILGCGGLDLANIAEVRGKTGLAEMHFAALKDVPSAMRYRNPKVGMGGSDLDREYRNTLTDTPLVAATITAAKA from the coding sequence TTGACCACAGAAACCCGCCCGCCGCTGATCGAAATCTGTGTCGAAGGCATCGATGGCCTGCTCGCCGCGCAGGCGGCCGGCGCCGACCGGGTCGAACTCTGCGCCAGTCTCGTCGAAGGCGGCATCACTCCGAGCCTCGGCACGGTGCGCGCCGCGCTGGATCAGGCAACGGTGCCGTTTCACGTCATGGTGCGGCCGCGCGGCGGCGATTTTCTCTACAGCGAGACCGAGTACCGCTCGATGCTCGCCGATGTCGCCGCACTCCGCGATCTCGGCGTGCCCGGCGTGGTGTTCGGCTGCCTGAACGCCGACGGCACCATCGACGAGAAGCGCATGGGCGAACTGACGCAAGCCGCTGGCCCTCTGAACGTCACCTGCCACCGCGCCTTCGACATGACGCGCGATCCGGCCGAGGCGCTGGAAGCGCTGATCCGCTGCAAGGTCGGCCGCGTGCTGACCAGCGGCCAGCGCGACACCGCGATCGAAGGCCTGCCGTTGCTGGCCGATCTGGTGCGTCAGGCCGGCGACCGCATCATCATCCTCGGTTGCGGCGGGCTCGATCTTGCCAACATCGCCGAGGTGCGCGGAAAGACCGGGCTGGCCGAAATGCATTTCGCCGCACTGAAGGACGTGCCGAGCGCCATGCGCTACCGCAATCCCAAGGTCGGCATGGGCGGCTCCGATCTCGATCGCGAATACCGCAACACTTTGACCGACACACCGCTGGTGGCGGCGACGATCACGGCGGCCAAGGCATGA
- a CDS encoding SRPBCC family protein, producing the protein MPSNVFRFDESWQIPEGTPRQVWDVLSDAELLPLWWGDVYKEVVPLDGNGKASVGSRARARARGALPYELNFIIEAAELEPGRLVVVKTFGDFDGLWRAELSLSGTGTHVQLTWQVTVERPILKFLAPLLRPAFAWNHRWTTPRGEAGLRRYLGARKNIASA; encoded by the coding sequence ATGCCAAGCAACGTCTTCCGCTTCGACGAAAGCTGGCAGATTCCCGAAGGCACGCCTCGGCAAGTGTGGGACGTGCTCTCCGACGCCGAATTGCTGCCGCTGTGGTGGGGCGACGTCTACAAGGAAGTGGTGCCGCTCGACGGCAACGGCAAGGCGTCGGTCGGTTCACGGGCAAGGGCACGGGCGCGCGGCGCCCTGCCCTACGAACTGAACTTCATCATCGAGGCCGCCGAACTCGAACCCGGCCGGCTGGTGGTGGTGAAAACCTTTGGCGACTTCGACGGGTTGTGGCGGGCCGAACTGTCGCTGTCGGGCACCGGCACCCATGTCCAGTTGACCTGGCAGGTCACGGTCGAGAGGCCGATCCTCAAATTCCTGGCACCACTGCTGCGGCCGGCCTTCGCCTGGAACCATCGCTGGACAACGCCGCGCGGCGAAGCCGGCCTGCGGCGCTATCTCGGGGCGCGGAAAAACATTGCCTCTGCCTGA
- a CDS encoding carboxymuconolactone decarboxylase family protein, with translation MQARIKNPVMLIPGALQALLALDKSTEAADVPNVTRKLIHLRASQINNCALCVDMHARELKKAGEKDERIFALAAWRETPYFTDAERAALALAEAGTRLADRPDAVPDDVWDEAARHYDEKALAALVVQIALINAFNRLNATTRQMVGAWG, from the coding sequence ATGCAAGCGAGAATCAAGAATCCGGTGATGCTGATCCCCGGCGCCCTGCAGGCGCTGCTGGCGCTGGACAAGTCGACGGAGGCGGCCGACGTGCCTAATGTGACGCGCAAGCTCATTCATCTGCGCGCCAGCCAGATCAACAATTGCGCCCTTTGCGTCGACATGCACGCGCGCGAACTGAAGAAGGCCGGCGAGAAGGACGAGCGCATCTTTGCGCTGGCCGCATGGCGCGAGACGCCATACTTCACCGATGCCGAACGGGCAGCCCTGGCGCTGGCGGAGGCCGGCACGAGGCTCGCCGACCGCCCGGACGCCGTGCCAGACGATGTCTGGGACGAAGCCGCCCGGCACTATGACGAAAAGGCGCTTGCCGCGCTGGTTGTCCAGATCGCCCTGATCAACGCGTTCAACCGGCTGAACGCGACGACCCGACAGATGGTTGGCGCCTGGGGCTGA
- a CDS encoding helix-turn-helix transcriptional regulator yields MSTFSEKACDFHELLPVCDMDSAQCRAARALLKWTQEDLAARSGASAVTIRNFENDRSVPQTGTRYLLQKTLENAGIEFIPENGGGVGVRLSRRSERT; encoded by the coding sequence ATGTCAACGTTTTCCGAAAAAGCTTGCGATTTTCATGAGTTATTACCAGTTTGCGACATGGATTCTGCTCAATGTCGCGCCGCACGAGCGTTGCTGAAATGGACGCAAGAGGATCTCGCCGCCCGCTCCGGCGCGAGTGCTGTTACCATTCGCAATTTCGAAAACGACCGTTCTGTTCCTCAAACAGGAACGCGATACCTCCTCCAAAAAACGCTTGAGAATGCCGGCATCGAGTTCATTCCTGAAAATGGCGGTGGTGTCGGCGTGCGTCTGTCACGGCGTTCCGAAAGGACGTAG
- a CDS encoding xanthine dehydrogenase family protein subunit M, translating into MYSVNYHRAASVADAAKLVKSGDAKLLSGGMTLIPAMKTRLAAPSDLVDLSRIKDLQGIKVSGKTVTIGAATTHFDVANDEKLQKACPALAHLASLIGDPAVRHKGTIGGSIANNDPAADYPAALLALGATIITNKRQIPADKFFKGLFETSLKDGEIVTAVTFTAPAKAAYEKFRNPASRYAIVGVFVAKGKDGVSVAVTGAGDEGVFRSKEIEAALAKNFDAASLAGVKVPAKNLMSDIHASADYRANLITVMAKRAVAAANA; encoded by the coding sequence ATGTACTCGGTCAACTATCACCGCGCCGCCTCGGTCGCTGATGCCGCCAAGCTCGTGAAGAGCGGCGACGCCAAGCTGCTCTCCGGCGGCATGACCTTGATCCCCGCCATGAAGACGCGGCTGGCGGCCCCCTCCGACCTTGTTGATCTGTCACGCATCAAGGATCTGCAGGGGATAAAAGTGTCGGGCAAGACGGTCACCATCGGTGCCGCCACCACGCATTTCGACGTCGCCAATGACGAGAAGCTGCAGAAGGCCTGTCCAGCGCTTGCCCATCTGGCGTCGCTGATCGGTGACCCGGCGGTGCGCCACAAGGGCACGATCGGCGGTTCGATCGCCAACAACGATCCGGCGGCGGACTATCCGGCCGCACTGCTGGCGCTGGGCGCCACCATCATCACCAACAAGCGTCAGATACCGGCCGACAAGTTCTTCAAGGGACTGTTCGAAACCTCATTGAAGGATGGCGAGATCGTCACGGCGGTTACCTTCACCGCACCAGCAAAGGCGGCGTACGAAAAATTCCGCAACCCGGCCTCGCGCTACGCGATCGTCGGCGTGTTCGTGGCCAAGGGCAAGGATGGCGTCAGCGTCGCCGTCACCGGTGCCGGCGACGAGGGTGTCTTCCGCTCTAAGGAGATCGAGGCGGCCCTTGCGAAGAATTTCGATGCTGCATCGCTTGCCGGCGTGAAAGTGCCGGCGAAGAACCTGATGAGCGACATCCACGCTTCCGCCGACTATCGCGCCAATCTGATCACGGTCATGGCCAAGCGTGCGGTGGCAGCAGCCAACGCCTGA
- a CDS encoding cupin domain-containing protein, with the protein MRKILVWALLAAAALYANCALALDSSSTPVVVTPLASRTTTASGQPITLPQKNVQVLVSTYDIAVGATLPVHRHPFPRYAYVEAGTLKVTNVETGNSNTYKTGDFIIEMIGQWHQATNIGDGPVKLLVIDQVEQGAKNTELRQ; encoded by the coding sequence ATGCGCAAAATCCTGGTTTGGGCACTGCTGGCCGCCGCTGCACTTTATGCAAATTGCGCTCTGGCGTTGGACAGCAGCAGTACGCCGGTCGTCGTCACCCCGCTGGCATCGCGCACGACCACCGCGTCTGGCCAGCCGATCACGCTGCCGCAGAAGAACGTGCAGGTGCTGGTGTCGACCTATGACATCGCGGTCGGCGCAACCTTGCCGGTGCACAGGCACCCCTTCCCGCGCTACGCTTATGTCGAGGCCGGAACGCTGAAGGTCACCAATGTCGAGACCGGCAACAGCAACACCTACAAAACAGGCGATTTCATCATCGAAATGATCGGGCAGTGGCATCAGGCCACCAATATCGGCGATGGTCCGGTCAAGCTCCTGGTCATCGATCAGGTCGAGCAAGGCGCCAAGAATACGGAATTGCGCCAGTAG
- a CDS encoding acyltransferase, translating into MSEISATDVVPSRSAVDRSVRTRLVYLDGWRGLSIALVLIGHFFPLPGINLGVLGVEFFFVLSGRLMGEILFIERYPLKKFFKRRFSRIYPALLVFVVVAMVALSGTFIAFKWKAALTALTFTYNYAGILVTRAGALDHIWSLCVEEHAYIILALISALVSSRNRVIPLLLALALLAMANGAISYWVFKLDYEATYWRTDVHIASILLSASICLLKAEGRLPAVLKGPYVALAAAIAAVLLFMDPVPTPIHYLLAVPLLALAVNALDFSTPIFSNLLSSWPMATLGLWSYSLYLWQQPFYKFVYEQGSNPWPMLAGVFACALCSYYLVERPAREWLNRNW; encoded by the coding sequence ATGTCCGAAATTTCCGCGACAGATGTGGTTCCGTCCCGATCCGCCGTCGACAGATCGGTCCGGACGAGACTGGTCTATCTCGATGGCTGGCGCGGCTTGTCGATCGCCCTGGTGCTGATCGGGCATTTCTTTCCGCTGCCCGGAATCAATCTCGGCGTGCTGGGTGTCGAATTCTTTTTCGTGCTCAGCGGCCGGCTGATGGGCGAAATCCTGTTCATCGAACGCTATCCGCTGAAGAAGTTCTTCAAACGCCGTTTCTCGCGCATCTACCCGGCACTTCTGGTCTTCGTCGTCGTTGCCATGGTCGCGCTCTCCGGCACGTTCATCGCCTTCAAATGGAAGGCGGCGCTGACGGCGCTGACATTCACCTACAACTACGCCGGTATCCTAGTCACCCGTGCCGGGGCGCTGGACCATATCTGGTCGCTCTGCGTCGAGGAGCATGCCTACATCATCCTGGCGCTGATCAGCGCGCTCGTCTCCAGTCGCAACCGCGTCATCCCGCTGCTGCTGGCGCTGGCCTTGCTCGCCATGGCAAACGGCGCGATTTCGTACTGGGTGTTCAAGCTGGACTACGAGGCCACTTACTGGCGCACCGATGTGCACATCGCCTCGATCCTGCTGTCGGCTTCGATCTGCCTGCTCAAGGCCGAGGGCCGGCTGCCGGCCGTGCTGAAGGGCCCTTATGTCGCCCTGGCAGCGGCAATTGCCGCGGTCCTGCTGTTCATGGACCCGGTCCCGACGCCGATCCACTATCTCCTGGCGGTGCCGCTGCTGGCGCTGGCCGTCAACGCGCTCGATTTCAGCACGCCGATTTTTTCCAATTTGCTGTCGTCCTGGCCAATGGCGACGTTGGGCCTGTGGTCATACTCGCTCTATCTGTGGCAGCAGCCGTTCTACAAATTCGTCTACGAGCAAGGCAGCAACCCATGGCCGATGCTGGCCGGGGTTTTTGCCTGCGCGCTCTGCAGCTACTACCTCGTCGAGCGCCCGGCGCGCGAATGGTTGAACCGCAATTGGTGA